From the Vicinamibacterales bacterium genome, the window AGACGGTGAGCCTGACAGGAACCGGCGGGAGCACGGCCGGCGGGACACCGGCCGGCACCTTCCAGATCGGCGTGACGGGCGCGTCGGGATCGCTGGTGCAGTCCGGCACCTTGACGCTCGTCGTCCAATAGCGGGGGGCGGAGTCCGGGCGAGACGCCGTTGGTGATACCGGCGTCCAGGGTCTCGACCGCCTGACGTCCCTTCCGGATCAGCGACTCGCTTCCACCGACACCGGCTCCACGTGCCAGATGTCCCGGCAGTAGTCGCGGATCGAGCGATCGGACGAGAAATATCCGATGCGCGCGACATTCAGGATGGACATCTTCGTCCATCGTTCCTGGTCGGCGTACGTCCGGCTCACCCGATCCTGACAATCGACGTAGGAACGGTAGTCCGCCAGCAGCATGTATTCGTCCCAGTTCAGCAGCGAATCCACCAGCGGCTGGAACCGGCACCTGTCGTCGGGCGAGAAGTGCCCGGCGGCGATCTGGTCGATCACCTCCCGCAGTTCGGCATCGGCCTCGTAGCAGGCGCGCGGCCGATAGCCCTGGCGTCTTCGATCCAGCACCTCCGTGGCGGTCAGACCGAAGAGGAAGAAGTTCTCGGCCCCCACCTCGTCCCGGATCTCGATGTTGGCGCCATCCAGGGTGCCGATCGTCAGTGCTCCGTTCATCGCGAACTTCATGTTGCCCGTCCCGGAGGCTTCCAGACCGGCGGTGGAGATCTGTTCGGACAGATCCGCCCCAGGATAGATCTTGTGCGCGCTCTTCACATTGAAATTCGGGAAGAAGGCCACCCTCAAGCGGCCATCCACCGCCTTGTCGCCGTTCACCACCGCGCCCACCGAGTTGATCAGCTTGATGATCAGCTTGGCCATGTCGTAGCCGGGGGCCGCCTTGCCGCCGAAGACGAACGTGCGCGGCTGAATCGACGCGGCGGGATCGTGCCTCGCGCGGTTGTACAGCGTGACGATGTGCAGCACGTTCAGCAGTTGTCGTTTGTACTCGTGCAGTCGTTTCACCTGGACGTCGAACAGCGTGTCGAGATCGATCCCGACGCCGGTTCTCGCGCGCAGCAGGTCGGCCAGGACGGCTTTGTTGTGGCGCTTGACTTCACGCCATGACTGCCCGAACGCGGGATCGTCGGCCAGCGGTTCGAGCCCGCGCAACTCCTCCAGTTGTTTGATCCAGCGATCGCCGATCCGGCTCGTGATCAGGCCGGTCAATCCGGGATTGCTCAGAACGAGGAAGCGGCGTGGGGTGACGCCGTTGGTCTTGTTGCTGAACTTGTCCGGCGCGATCTCGAAGAAGTCGCGCAGCACGCCTGTCTTCAGGAGTTCGCTGTGCAGTCTCGCGACGCCGTTGATGGCGTGGCTGCCCACGCAGGCGAGGTTCGCCATGCGGACGAAACGCTCGCCCGTCTCGTCGATGATCGACAACCGCTGAACGCGCTCCTCGTCGCCGGGGTGGAGGCGACGGATGTCGTCGAGGAAACGCTGGTTGATCTCGAAGATGATCTCCAGGTGCCGCGGCAGCACGCTGGCGAAGAGCGGGACCGGCCAGCGTTCGAGGGCTTCCGGCATCAGGGTGTGATTGGTGTAGCCCAGGATCTTCTGGGTCATCCCCCAGGCGGCATCCCAGCCCACACCGTGCTCATCGACCAACAGGCGCATCAGTTCGGCGACCGCGATCGCGGGGTGGGTGTCGTTGAGCTGAACGGCCCACTTGTCGGGAAGTTCGTCGAACGTTGTGGTTCGCTGCAGGTAGATGCGGATGATGTCCTGCAGCGCGCACGAGACGAAGAAGTACTGCTGCTGCAGCCGCAGTTGCTTGCCCTGCGGGGACCCGTCGTTGGGGTAGAGCACCTTGGTGATGTTCTCGGATTTCACCTTCTCCTGCACCGCACCGTAGTAGTCGCCGGTATTGAACGCCTGAAAGTCGAAGGACTCGGCGGCCTCCGCTTTCCAGAGCCGGAGCAGGTTCACCGTGTCGGTGCGATAGCCGACGACCGGAGTGTCACAGGCCGTGCCTCGCACCACCTCGTGGGGAATCCAGCGCACCCGGGCCACCCCATCCTCGCAGACGCGCTCCGTGTGACCACCGAACTTGACGTCAAAGACGATCTCCGGGCGGGCAATCTCCCAGGGATTGCCAAGTCGCAGCCATTTGTCGGTCAATTCGACCTGCCAGCCGTCGCGGATGGTCTGGTTGAAGATGCCGAATTCGTACCGAACGCCGTAGCTGATCGACGCCACCCCGAGCGTGGCCAGCGAATCCAGGAAGCAGGCCGCCAGGCGTCCCAGGCCGCCGTTGCCCAGCCCCGGCTCTACCTCCTGCTCGAGCAACTCCTCCAGGTCGAGGCCCACCAACCTCATCGCCTCCGCGGCCTGGTCGTAGATGCCCAGGTTCACCAGGTTGTTCCCCAACTGAGGTCCGATCAGGAACTCCGCCGACAGATAGGAAATCGAACGGCTGCGCTGCTCGAAGTACGTGTGGGCCGTGCGAATCTGTCGCTGGAGCAGCCGGTCCCGAATGGTGTAGGCCAGGGCCATGTAGTAGTCATTCCTGGTGGCTACGGCCGGAAACCGGGCCTGAAGGCAGGCCAGATTGTCGCGGAATGCCTGCGCAATGGTGGCCGGGTCGAGCCCAACGCGAACATCGGTCACCGTCTCCGGGGTCTCAGAGGGCTGCTTCTCCATGGTGACGCGTTCCTCCTGTACCGTTGCTCCCGACCCTTCACGACCCGGCTCACCGACGACACGACGCCGGCGACTGATGGCCCTGTTCACCACCACCCCGTCGTCCGGCCGTCGAGCACCCGGCGATCCGTCTCGTCAATATCGACGCATCGCTGCCGGCGCGCAATGACTATTTTCCGACCTGGAGCCGGAGCAGGACACGAATCGGCCGGCGCCCGGCCGCCTCGCTGGGTCCGGAACCACCGCCGACGCAGTCGCAAATCGGCAGGGGTTCCGGAGCCTTTCGACACCCGGGGAGGATTTGATTGACACGGCAGAGCCGGTTGCCATAATGGGCGGGTTCCGAGATGGTCCACGCCGGGGCTGGTTGGTCGAAGGTCGAAACCTGCTCCCCGCCACCGATGTGTCGGTCGCTCGCGGCGGGCTCTCGCGGAATCGATTGGTTTGGTCGGCAACGAAGCGGCGCTCGAACCTACGCCGCGGAGGTGAGTCCATGAAGCGTTCACTCGTCCTCGTCCTGGTCGGCGGAATCATGCTATCCGTCGGGTGTTCGCGGGAGCAGCCAGCCCCGCCGCCGTCCACCGCCGCGGCGTCCGTCCCCGCCGCCGCACCGGCACCTGCCGCCACACCAGTACCTGCCGCGGCTGCAGAGAGCGTGGCCGAGTTCCCTGACTACCCGGGTGCCGTGCGCATCACATCCGGACAGCGCGCCGAAACGGAACATGGATTCACGCGCAAGTCGGAAGCGAGTTGGACGTCGGCCGACCCGTATGGCACGGTGGTCGCCTATTACCAGAAGGCCATTGCCGACCGCGGCTGGACCATCACCGCGACCGAGTCGAAGGCCGCCGAGATCGAATGGCGTCTGGCCAAGGGCACGAGCGTGGGCAAGATCGAGGTCAAGCAGACCGTGCCGGTCACGATCAAGATCGAGCGCAGCGATCGCTGAAGTCGGGCGGCCCCTGGCCGGATGACCGCGATTCGGACGTACTGGCGCCTGACAGCCGACAGTCGTTGGCCACAGGTCAGCGGGATGTGCCGCCCGCGAGCGCGAGCGGTCCTGGAGGAGTTTCATGTCCTCGATGGTGTGTTCGAAGTGCGGCACCAGCCTGGCCGCTGGTGCGAAATCGTGTCCATCGTGCGGGCAGGCGATTGCGGCCCCGCCGTCTGCGGCCGCCAAGGCCAAGAGCCTGCCCATGGCGGCGGTGGTGGGACTGGTGGGCGGGTTGGTCGTTCTGCTTGGTGCCGTCACGCTCTACCGATCCGGCGTGCTGTCCGGCCCCTCCTCCCCGACAACTCCTGTTGCCGCCACTCAGGCCGCGCAGCCGGCTCCGCCGACGGGAGCTTCGACACCCAGCGCTCCAGGATCGACAGCGGCGCCCGGGGCGATGGCGGCAGCCGGTGCCACGGCTTCCACGCCTCCGGCTGCTCAGCCGGCGCTGGGCGCAGCCCCATCCGCGCCAGGCGCCGCGCCGGCGCCCGCGATCCCCGGGACGCCGCCTGCGGTCGCACTACCGGCAAAACCGGCTCCGCCGCCGCCACCGCCGTTCGAGAAGACCTACGAGTGTCGTGAGTATGCCGTCTTCGACGTGTCGCCCGAAACGACGATTGTCACCGTTGATGGCGAACTCATCGGGATCGTGGACGAATGGGATGATGCGGGCGGGGGAAAGAAGTACGAGTTCAAGCGCGAGGGCGTTCACTACGTCAAGCTGTCGCACCGCGACTACAAGACGGTCTGGCTCAGGTTTATCGTCAGCAAGAAGGCGGAGCACAAGACGGCGGACGTCGAGCTCGAGCTGAAGAAGAAGAAGGACTAGCCGGGCCGCGTCGCGATTCACCTGACAGGGGCGGCGGGCGACGTCGGCTGCGCGGTCGGCGGTGCAGGCGTGGTCGGGGCGCCCGGATTCGGGGCCGCCCCGCCCGGCGAGGCCGGCGCCACGACGCCGCCGACGGCCGCCACGGGCGCCGCCGCACCGGCAGGCGCCGGCTCTCCGGTCGAACCGGTGAACACGACGAGATACCCGACCCACATGCAGGCGAGCAGGAGCATGTGCGGCATCAGGCGCGGAATGGCATACTCGGTCGAACGACGGCGCGCAATCATCACGATCGCCACCGCCGAGCCCACCATGCCGCCGGACACCAGCAGGAACGCGATGAAGGTCACGACGGCCGGACTGATGAACGGCGTCACCGTGTAGGTGGATGTCGCGATCGGCACCTGCCCGACGACCGAGTCCCACACCTTCACGATGTAGGCCAGCAGGTTGTAGACGCCGTCCGACAGGAACTCGTGCATCACATGGGCCACGTGGCCGGAGAAGGCCAGTGGCAGGAACGCGATGCCGTAGGCGGCGGCGTTCACTCCCATCGTCTCGCGCGACGCGGCGGCGGACAGCATCGACGTGACCGCGAACGGCACGAGCGCCAGCAGTCCGAACCCGACGAAGAGGATGGTGTGCGCCGTCGCGTCAGACCAGCCGAGCCGTTGCTGGAACGCGATCCACCAGGTCAGCGCCGGAAACTGGTGCTTGGCCATCAGGCCGACCAGGACGACCCCAAAGACCGACATCGCGAGCATCGGCTCCTTGTTGCGCCACAGTTCCTGCAGCGGCGGCCGCAGATTCAACTGCAGACCCCGGTTGTCGCACGTGCGCACGCAGTTCAAGCACATCATGCACTCGGCGTTCGTGTTGATGGACGCCGGGTACGCGAAGAGCGGGCACCCCTCCAGCTCCGCGGTTCCCTTGTGGCAGGAGTGGTCTCCGCACTGGGTCTGGCAGACCTTCTTGTTGCCTCGAATCTCGAAGATGCTCATCGACGAATACGCACCCAGCACCCCGGCCAGCGGGCACAGGTACTTGCAGAACGCCTTCCGCTCGAACAGGACGGTCATGGCCGCGGCGAAGTAGAGGATCACGAGCAGGAAGATCGCCGTCGCCCAGGGCCGGTCGGCCACGCCGAACAACTCCTCGATGTAGTCCACGAAGATGAACGAGGCCGCGAGCAGCCAGAAATCGAGGCGTTTCAGGATCGCGGGAGCCGGCAGGTTGAACCGCTTGACGCGGCCGGCAAGGTCGCCGATGCCGGCAATCGGGCACACGCCGCACCAGATCCGGCCGACCAGGAAGGCCGATACCGGAAGCAGCGGAAACCAGACGAGCCAGGTCACCAGCATCCCGGGATTCGTCGCGAATTGAGTCAGCGGGTGACCCGCGGGCAGAGACCCGCCGTACAGCGTGAACAGCGTGACAACGGCCACGAACACGATGTCCACCCAGATCAGGGTCGACATCAGCCCCGGGCGGCGGAGGAAATCGCGGATCCGATCGTCCCGGAGGAGGTTCCGCTTGTGAAACTCCTTCTCCGGGGGCGCGACGAATATCAGGTCGCCCGGGATGATGTTGTCCTGCGAGGCGAC encodes:
- a CDS encoding glycogen/starch/alpha-glucan phosphorylase; this translates as MEKQPSETPETVTDVRVGLDPATIAQAFRDNLACLQARFPAVATRNDYYMALAYTIRDRLLQRQIRTAHTYFEQRSRSISYLSAEFLIGPQLGNNLVNLGIYDQAAEAMRLVGLDLEELLEQEVEPGLGNGGLGRLAACFLDSLATLGVASISYGVRYEFGIFNQTIRDGWQVELTDKWLRLGNPWEIARPEIVFDVKFGGHTERVCEDGVARVRWIPHEVVRGTACDTPVVGYRTDTVNLLRLWKAEAAESFDFQAFNTGDYYGAVQEKVKSENITKVLYPNDGSPQGKQLRLQQQYFFVSCALQDIIRIYLQRTTTFDELPDKWAVQLNDTHPAIAVAELMRLLVDEHGVGWDAAWGMTQKILGYTNHTLMPEALERWPVPLFASVLPRHLEIIFEINQRFLDDIRRLHPGDEERVQRLSIIDETGERFVRMANLACVGSHAINGVARLHSELLKTGVLRDFFEIAPDKFSNKTNGVTPRRFLVLSNPGLTGLITSRIGDRWIKQLEELRGLEPLADDPAFGQSWREVKRHNKAVLADLLRARTGVGIDLDTLFDVQVKRLHEYKRQLLNVLHIVTLYNRARHDPAASIQPRTFVFGGKAAPGYDMAKLIIKLINSVGAVVNGDKAVDGRLRVAFFPNFNVKSAHKIYPGADLSEQISTAGLEASGTGNMKFAMNGALTIGTLDGANIEIRDEVGAENFFLFGLTATEVLDRRRQGYRPRACYEADAELREVIDQIAAGHFSPDDRCRFQPLVDSLLNWDEYMLLADYRSYVDCQDRVSRTYADQERWTKMSILNVARIGYFSSDRSIRDYCRDIWHVEPVSVEASR
- a CDS encoding zinc ribbon domain-containing protein; amino-acid sequence: MSSMVCSKCGTSLAAGAKSCPSCGQAIAAPPSAAAKAKSLPMAAVVGLVGGLVVLLGAVTLYRSGVLSGPSSPTTPVAATQAAQPAPPTGASTPSAPGSTAAPGAMAAAGATASTPPAAQPALGAAPSAPGAAPAPAIPGTPPAVALPAKPAPPPPPPFEKTYECREYAVFDVSPETTIVTVDGELIGIVDEWDDAGGGKKYEFKREGVHYVKLSHRDYKTVWLRFIVSKKAEHKTADVELELKKKKD
- a CDS encoding FHA domain-containing protein; this encodes MNQPKSPWIGASDADRAPLPVTLLAPVPGRPGSAPPSAIAPATLEVVSGDARPLSVFVGRTPVRLGRGTGNDIVLTDSGVSRVHAEVLYEDGDYVLRDLESSNGTYVDGALTTTTRLRAGMKIELGSTVLRFLEPSPEVSDAERLVLMGRSDLLRALELPTLAAAAKLMTARIVPKGGVLLRQSAPMEGIIFVHRGALRVVEINDEGGERAVGRVEAGNHIGERALVTAVSAPQTLVADEDSCVLQLTMASLDSVMQKEADDSHKIARTILKKLQTTKRHALALPGPGARDDLADLLTATDVEIIGEDKRMLRAKERLEALSKDDQPVLIVGPQGSGKRMFARHFHKVGPHHDDPYVEISLSDPATSNHGAAIFGLEPRTDAPGKPQIGYLEMIGEGTLMIAHAELLGPHLQALLAQYLRLGWFHRVQGKDTVQCRTRVILVATGDESAVLEQLVPELRELVAKRTVVSPALTQRLKDIPLLAEHYLKVHAALAGRPPAPLSREATERLVSYAWPGNVRELENVMQRAAMVASQDNIIPGDLIFVAPPEKEFHKRNLLRDDRIRDFLRRPGLMSTLIWVDIVFVAVVTLFTLYGGSLPAGHPLTQFATNPGMLVTWLVWFPLLPVSAFLVGRIWCGVCPIAGIGDLAGRVKRFNLPAPAILKRLDFWLLAASFIFVDYIEELFGVADRPWATAIFLLVILYFAAAMTVLFERKAFCKYLCPLAGVLGAYSSMSIFEIRGNKKVCQTQCGDHSCHKGTAELEGCPLFAYPASINTNAECMMCLNCVRTCDNRGLQLNLRPPLQELWRNKEPMLAMSVFGVVLVGLMAKHQFPALTWWIAFQQRLGWSDATAHTILFVGFGLLALVPFAVTSMLSAAASRETMGVNAAAYGIAFLPLAFSGHVAHVMHEFLSDGVYNLLAYIVKVWDSVVGQVPIATSTYTVTPFISPAVVTFIAFLLVSGGMVGSAVAIVMIARRRSTEYAIPRLMPHMLLLACMWVGYLVVFTGSTGEPAPAGAAAPVAAVGGVVAPASPGGAAPNPGAPTTPAPPTAQPTSPAAPVR